tACTTATTCACTGAGTGTggctttaaaagtaaaaacactggccgggcacggtggctcacgcctgcaatcccagcactttgggagggagaggtgggtggatcacgaggtcaagagatcaagatcatcctgaccaacatggtgaaaccctatctctactaaaaatacaaaaattagctgggcgtggtagtgcatgcctgttgtcccagctactcaggaggctgaggcaggagaattgcttgaacccaggaggtggaggttgcagtgagccaaaatcacgccactgtactctagcctggtgacagagtgagactccatctcaaaaaaaaaagtaaaaacattgtaCCATGAACGATGGGGATGCAAAGTCCAATTCTTTAGAATTGTGCAGTTGTCTTCAAGTTCCTTCTGACAGTCTAGCAGGAAAGATAGGCTATGGgtacaaaataatacatatatgctACAAAATCATAAGTGCCATGAAATACATTCAAACTAAAGTAATATGTAAGAACAGGAAAGTGAGAGATTGCTTCCAGTAATCTATATATAAGGGAAATTTTACAAACCTTTTTGAGACTTCAAatgaagtcattttatttttagagtactTGAACCACTAAGATAAAAGCAAAGAcagaatttatttacttattgattttttttgtagagatggggacttgctatgttgtccaggctggtcacaaactcctggactcaagcaatcctacggccttgtcctctcaaagtgctgagattacagacatgagctaccatgcccagccagagacAGAATTCTTTAGAAACCATTCAAATTTGAACTAGATAGCATTCcaccttgattttattttatttttgagacagggtctcactctgtcacctaggctggagtgcagtggcacgaacatagctcaatgcaacctcaaccttctgggctcaaggattctcccacttcagcctcccgagtagtgcgactacaggtgtgcgccaccacatgcagctaattttaaaatgttttgtagagatggagtcttgaaaTGTTatccaggctgctctcgaactcctgggctgaaataatcatcctgcctttgcctcccaaagtgctaggattacaggattgagccatcACGCCTCGCCCACTCCGATTTTAATAGTTAGACACATATTAGATACTGAATAGGAATTGAAAATAGGCTATTCTTGTTAATCAAAGattataaagaacagaatttCTGCACGTAATAGTCGTAACTGATATTCAAATAAGCAGAGaacaattaaatgtaaaattttatttaaccctTTTTGTTTTACTATAGTTAGTATAAAACTATAGTTACTATAAAACCCTGGGTTTTATAGTAACCCAGACAACTCAGGTTACTATAGTAAATAATAAGCCATTTTCATATCAATTATCACAGATCAGAAATGCACATTACATGAAAGCTTTAATGAGTAGATAAACCGGGCTTGGAGTtcttagttttatatatatatgttatatatatatataaatataatacatatatataaaatacatatatgtaaaaaatatataaaatatatgatacatataaatatatgtaatacatatataaatatatataatacatatataaatatatataatacatatataaatatataacacatatatatataatacatatataaaatatatatatataaaaaaatatatacggGAAATCACGGTGGGTGCCAAAACACTTTACTAAACTGAAAGCTGGTAAAAGGCTTACTTTCTGGGCATCCAATTGTTGACAGGCTCGCTGGCTTCTTCTGAGATCTCCTTCTAGCTTCATTTCATCTTGCTTATTTTTAAGTCGCATtctaattgaaagaaaaaattgtaaactAAAGGTCTACGTTCTCTTTAACCATTTTATATGCCCAAGTACCAGAGAACATACCAcaataaagaggaaataaaaccaaaaccagCTCAAAAATAGTTTTACCGAAACTGTTCTGCAGCTTTTTCTTCAGCTTGGTTTTTCATGTGAATCTTTTTTCTGTAGCTTTCCaatttttcctctgctttccGTTTTAATGATGCCTCGTGACCAATGCCACTTTTCCCTGATCAAACAGAAAATTCTGATGAGAAACATACTGATTTTGTGCTTCAAAACAAGACAATTTAAATGCAATTCTCATTTCAGTACTATCACTCACAAATCATTTGAGTACAATAATAGTAGAAAACACTAGGGTTTTTTTTAAGCCCAAAACATAATCTGATTTTTACAAAGATTACTAATCTCATCTTAAAAGATAGTAATACTATAAACAATTTTTCAAATCAGAAAAACAGTATTAGCTgttatagttttatttaaatatgatgAATAAAATGTATCTTCTTCTCTTGAATTCATCCAAGTATTAAGCAAAACATTTGGTAGAGAAATCTGTCTCagaacacttttattttattttatttttatagggaCAGGCTGgtatgtagtggcacaatcatgggtcactgtaaccttgaacttgtgggctccaggaatcatcctgcctcagcctcctgagtagctaggactacaggtgcgtgccactacacctggctaatttttaaaatttttttgcagagatgaggtcttgctatgttgcccaggctggtctcaaattcctggctgctttttttttttttttttttttgagatggaatttcactcttgttgcccaggttggagtgcaatggtgcaatctcagctcactgcgatctctgcctcctgggttcaagtgattctccttcctcagcctcccgagtagctgggattacaggcatgcgccaccacgcccggctaattctgtatttttagtagagatggggtttctccatgttggtccggctggtcttgaactcctgacctcaggtgatctgcccgcctcagctacccaaagtgctgggattacaggcacaaaccaccaagCCCTGCCAACTCTTGGctttaagcaatccttctgcaTCGACCTCCCAGAGCAAAACAGTTTTAAGACATTTCAATGGACAGAAACAGTATTGCACATTCAATGGTTATAATGATTTGTTCTTCCCACATTTGTGtggtttaaattctattttataccCACTAAAACTTATTTCTTTTCTGGTTGAAGAAGTttagaaatttaacaaaattttactGAACTGTAACagtattatcatttaaaaaaaggatttattGAGCAAATATATGTGGTAGACCTAAGCTAAGTTATTATTACTGGCAAATATGCTCCAAAATAATTACATACCTGTTTTGATATTGAGAGGAATTGGTTCAACAATACCACCCcctgaaagagaatgaaaaacaaactaCTTCAGAAAATTTTCCTCATACTACAGGACAGTATAAGTATGCAACTTTACAATGCTCTATGCATATGCCCTCCTGTTTCAATGATATTCAAAACTGAAATCTGAACATCAGTATTCTATATATAATCAATTACCTCCCTTGTCTTCAAATACCTACTCATCAAAAAGGCTGATTCACAGCCTCCTATGCCACCTGAAGGTGGAGTTTTAAGAAGGAACAACACTGATATTATTGGTGCAAGACGGTGACAGCCTTAAGTGAAAGCAAAGCAATtacaataaaggaaagaaaaactgtttACAGAGGTTACTATAAATATATAGCATCTCTATCTTAATAAGCAGTTTCACTTCCTAAAAAGAGAGGTGAGAACTGAGCCTCTCCAACTCTACAGTCACTCAGATGGCTGCCACAGGTACAGAGCAAGCAGGGCAAAGTCTTGCCATCATCCTCAGTGTTGTTTTAATGTATTTAGCCATTGCACTTCTCAACCCATCACTTATCACCATTCTTTGCTTCTTCTGTTGTAAGCCACATCCATCTCGGTTGTTAGTGCCTTCAAGGCTAAGCTGAGCTGATAAGCAGCTCTTGATGGCCCATGTGGTATCTAAAATGGATGTGAGATGATGAAAGTTCTCCATAAGGCTTGTTAATACATAACAGACTAAAAAGCCTaagttgttataatttctgtgtaGATACAGATTAAAGCATCAGCTTTGGTCCTCATCCATAAGTCACAATTAGGTGGTAAGGAATACCTGTCTATTTCCACATGTGACTTACCACTCTTGCCAAGTGCCTGACCACTTTTATAGCCCATCTTTTGGAGCAAGGCAAACCCTTTGTTTTCACAGCCTAGTGCATTCTTCAACCCAATGTCACGTctttcttgttcttcttcttttaaacTCTTCTGCCTGTTTTTCAAATTGGCTTCctgttgcttttcttcttttcgaCGGGCTTCTCGGATTTGCCTTAGCATTGGCAATCCTGGTCTGATATCTTCTCTGAATAAGGGAAAAGTTTATTTTAGATGAGTccataaagttttcttttctttttttttttttattttttgagatggagtttcgctcttgttgcccaggctggaatgcaatggcatgatcttgactcactgcaacctctgcctcctgggttcaaccgattcccctgcctcagcctcctgagtaactgagattacaggcacccaccaccgtgcccggctattttttgtattttcagtagagacggggttttgccatgttggccaggctggtcttgaactcctgactccaggtgatctgcccgcctcggcctctcaaagtgctgggattacaggcgtgagcctccatgcctggccaagttttctCATAACTCTGtcacttactcatctgacaacaGTTAATATTTCAGCACGATTTCTATGATCATCTTTGTTATTATGATATTAGAACATAATCAGTGACCTCCAAGAATGGCTGTTTTAGTAGAAATGATGAAGGCTAGTGCCAGATCGTAGGAAAATAAGGAAAGCACAAAGTTGAAGAAATCAGATATAGTAAGTTCAGACTTACTATGTTTCTAGGATGTTGGCaataataaagaacaaagttGTATAGTAGCTAGAAGAGACAATATGATGTAATAAAGGAAAAGGAGTAAATTTCCTTGGAAGAAGGCAATAAAAAGGATCAAGGGCAAAAGTAAAATGGTTAGCATTAAAAGGAGGAAGTAGATTCTAGTATTTTTCTATGGTCTAGTATCTTTCTATGGAGACATAGGAGGTATTTCCATAAAGCAAGAAGACTGACTTTCCAACTGCACATTTAAAATCAATGTCAGGCTgcgcagagtggctcatgcctgtaatcctagcactttgggaggccaaagctggaggatcgcctgagcccaggagttggagaccagccttggcaacatagtgagaccttgtctctccaaataataaaaaagaagagttagccgggcatgatggtgcaggcctgcagtcccaactactcgggaggccaagatgggaggatctcctgagcctggagagtttgaggctgcagtgagctaagactgtgccactgcactccagccttgctaacagaatgagatcctgtctcaaaaaaataaaataaaataaaataaaataaaataaaatcaatgtcaTTGCTTAATCTATACATCTTATACATATTGCATTGGGTGTGCACATTTACTTACTGGACATTAATGAAGGAATCAGACATATAGTCCTCTTCTTCTGCCATGTTCAACTTCATATGGCTATAGTATCTAAAAACAAagtaataattactttttttttttttttagtttatcagAATGGAAATAAACCTTTCTGTATCTGTAGCCATGAGCTGTCTCTAGAGCTCTACTATATATTCAAGTGCCCTTTGGACATCTTTATCTGTGGACATCTCAAACTCAACAATCTAAACAACtcatttctttcccctttccccagccTTCTACATCCTCTGTATTTCCATGTTAATGTCATCATTATCTCCTTCCTGATCTCTTATGAAGCTCTGTCAAGTCTTCCTCCATAAAAATCCTCACAGACGTTTTTTCTACAATTGTGACCACCGCTTTAGttcaggcacttttttttttctcacctgaACTATTACAACAGCTTCTTAATCAGCTTCTTAGTTGGTCTCCTCTTCCAATCCATCCTCTGCCCCCCATCcagaggttttttgtttatttgcttgtttgtttttaaatacaagTCCGGTCAGGTTACTATCCTGTTTCAAATCCTTCATTAAACCTGACTCTGTAGGCAGTGGGGGAGCAGTCACTTTTGCAAAGCATGAGATGTTGTCCTTCATAATCTGACACAACTGTCCCTAAGGATTCATTATTCAAGCCCCATGGCTCCTCACTGCCCTCTGAACACAGCACAAACATTTCTTCCCTGTAGGCCAAGGCTACCCTCCCTTCAGAAACCTCTCCTGACCACTCCAGGCCTTTCTCTACAGCACTTTATGTCCAAGCTGCTCATTTGCAACTTGATATAGTTAACAACTCacttatgtggaaatattttgaGGGACAGTTTCTATCCAAAATAGTTAAAATCATGTAATTATTGGCACTTAAAGGGTTAAAGTAATTATCTACAAAAGTACTTCTCAAACTTTATTGTGTATACAAATTGCACTGAGATCTTCTTAAAATGCAGAATCTGATTCTGGGGCTGGAACCTgaggttctgcatttctaacaggttcACAGGCAATGTCAATGTTGCTAGTTCAGTTGCTTAAGACAAAAGTGTAGTCACTTGTTGTGGTGCATATGTACTGTTTTTTCCTGCCTACCATCTTTTCCTTTGGGAACCCAACCCTCTGCCCTTCATGTGGTTTTAGTGGAGGGTGGCAATGTCAGTATCCCATATTTCCTTGGGCACAAATATGGTGAATTATAGTACTCTATGTCCAGCACCAGGGGACGAGATGACCCAGCCAGGGAAATAACCATCTCTTTCCTTACATTATATGAATATACGGGTTGTGGGGGAAAGAAGGTCTTTTATAGGTGTTTCTGAACTGGGAGAATGTGAAGCTGGGCTGTGGATGGCTGTCTTCTTGGCCACATGAAGGGATCTTGTCTGAAGAATGAAGCCAGATAGAGAAAATGAGCCTAGTTTCCAAGGCTGTGGATTCTTTGATGCTGCGACTTAGCATTCTACCCCATTACAGACTAATACATTTCTGCATTACTTAGGCTTGCTGAAGTAGGGGTTCTGTCAACTGCAACCAAGTGTCTAGACAATTACACTGGATGAAAAAAGGATTACTACActaatttttaatggttttttgttttttgagacagaatctcgctctaatgcccaggctggagtgcagtggtgtgatctcagctcactgcaacctccacctgctgagttcaagcaattcccgtgcctcagcctcctgagtagctgggattacaggcatccaccaccacacccagctaatttttgtgtttttaatagagacagggttttgccatgttggccaggctggtctcaaactcctggcctcaagtgatccacctgcctcacttggtctcccaaagtgctgggattacaggtgtgagccaccacacctggcctggttttttatatttttaatgtgtatctTCTCAACTAGATAATGTATATCTTGTGTTAAACACAAAGACAAGTCCCCTATATCCTCCCTACCTACCACTGCATCCCAAACATAAATGCTTAATAATTGTTTAGCAATAATGAGGATAAAAAGGGtctttaatatttgtaattttataactttttcctATGTCAACGTGtcatttttaaacactttttaaataagtacagaaaacacataaaacaaatgTACAGCTTAATACATTTTTGTGAGTCAAACATTCTTGTAACCATGTGGTACCCTCCAAAATGGCTCCCAATCATTCTTGCTGTGTGGTTTTCTACATCCTTAGTGTAGTCTCCTTCCACAGTGAACAAGATTAACCTGTGTAACCAATAGGATTTTTGTGGAAATGATGGAGTTGATTTTTTGGTTATAACTGCAGCTCTTAGGTCATTCTAACTTTGAAGTTAGATGACTCACTTGAAGGAAGTCAGCTGTCACATAATAAGGATACTCAAGAAGCTCTATGGAGAAGGTCACACGATTGGAACCAAGTCCTCCTATTAAAAGCCAGCACAAACTCATGAGCCACAGGAGTGAGCTACCTTGGAAATGGATCCTCTTGCTCCAGTCAGGCCTTCAAATGACTCAGCCTGGGTTGGCATCTTCACTGCAACTTCTTAAGAAAGTCCATGCTAAACTAAGCTAAGCTACTAACAAATTCCTGACccatagaaactgtgagataacaaaTGATTACAGTTATCTTAAGCTGCTACATTTGGGgataatttgttatgtagcaaaAGTTATCAGGACGTAGAACCTTATCAGGCACCTGGGAGCCCTCTTTGTCCCCTATCCAGTTGCAACTCTATTTTGGTTCTAAGAATAGTCACTATTCTGTATTTAAGGCaatcatttccttcattttcttgatAGTTTTGTCATCCACGTGTGCATCTTTAAACATTACAGTTTCGTTTACCTACTTTTATTATAAGTTAAAAACGTGCACTATTATATACAGCATTTATGGTAATTCACCCACTTCCTCTAAACCTCagattcttcatttgtaataACAGCATTTTTACACATAATGGTTTAACACTTACCCAGTATATCACACATTTTTATCACATTTAACCACCACTAACAACTCTACAAGGTAGGAAGTTTTTCCTGTTGGAGAAATTAAGGTTCAGTATGGCTAAATGACTATTTCAAAACCACAAAGAATCCGGCTCATAGTGCCTTGCAAATAGGATTACATTGTTTTTAAGAGACCTACTTAACTTTAAAGTGCCAGACACATCTGAATGGGGTTACAGGTTGCTTTTAAAGCTCTCTTTCTATTGGTAAAATATACTTTAGCATTATCCATTTCCATCAAAGACAAGCATAAACTTCACAAGGCGATACCCTGGCAGAGATGATGGAGGCTTGAAACAGAGTGATAGCAATGGAAGTGGTCGCATTTGGGGTACACTTGAAGGTAGAGCTTACAGGATTTGCTGATGTTGTAGGTAGTATGTAAAGAACGATGTCAAGATAACGCTAAGTTTTTGGCCTGAATACATGGAAGAATGGAGTTAACGTTTTTTGAGAGTGGGAAGACTGTAGGagtaggtttgtttttgtttttttagggcGCGTAGTCGGGAAACAGACATATTGAGAGTCTCATTACATATACAAGTGGAGAGATGGACCTACAGTATAAATGTGACAAGAAACATCCCACTCTCAACACTACGCTCAGGAACCGCTGATCCCTTCCCTCCCGCGTTCCTCCTGGCTGCAAGCGTCCCACAGACGCAACCACCCACGGATGGAAAAGTGACTGACGGTGTGATACGGTAGTCATGGCCAGCGCACTCTGCCTTTTATCATTCTACCGGCTGTCCCCAGACCCTTACCTGACAGCTCTCTTACCTGACAGCTCTCTGCTCGCCCGGGTTCAGCGCCGCGGAGCGCGCGCTGCGCATGCGCCCACCGACCAGCGTCGGACTTCCGGACCTAGGCTCCCACCAGTTTCCGAGTGCAGACTCTATTGGAAACTCGCGGTGGGTGGGGATAGGAGGACGTGGTGACTGCGCTTGCGCAAGACCAGCCCTCCGCGCAAGCGCTCTTCCCTTGTTTCCTGCAGGCAGGAGTGCGGGCGGTGGGGCATCCGGGTCTCTTGGTGGCTGCTTCTACCGCCGGAGCTCAGCTGATCTGCCCTTCCAGACTAGGAGGTGAGGTCGCCGAAGCATGCACGTTGACACGCACGGAGTCCTGTCCCACGTACATTTTCAGACGGGTGGGGAGGACATTTGAGTTCGTAATGAACATTTTCCCTTTTCTGGCTCCGTGCTCAGTTCCGAGCCGCCGCCTCGTGCTATTGACAGCCTGCGGAACCCCACGGAGGCTTGCGGCGGCCTCTTGGTGTTTCCCCGGGTCCGCCTATTGCGGTTCTTGGAGTAGCCAGGTGAAGCCAGACCCCGAGCGCGCGAGGCTTCTCGGATGCATTCCCGACCGCCCGGTGTTGTCACTGACGCTTCGGCCGCCGGGACCTGGCCCCCCCACCTATCCCCGTAGGAAGAGTCTTGGAGACCTGCAGTTCGGGATGTCTGTGCTGGGTGTTTAGACCTCAGTCcccctggccaggtgcagcgCGGGAGGGTAAAGGTGCGATGTACCGAGCAGTGGACGAGAAAAAGGAGAATGGTTGTCAAGCCCGGCTGGGGTGTTTGATCTtagtgcttcagttttctcatttatagaaCGGGTAAATGACATATGTGTTGCTGGACATATTTCTTCTGGAATAATGCCTTTTTTGgcaataatttaattttcttttcactccATGATTCATTCTTCCTTACCAAgtagttttcttctgtttttgtttgtatttttgtcttttaaaagtatGTTCTCAGGTTTTGCCTCAAAGAAGTTGAGTTTTTCCCCAAATGTAATGAGTAGTCATACTTTTCTTAGTGGGTATATTCCATTAAGCTTgacttttaacattaaaaaatacttacaAGTATTTTTTACTCTGTTAAATTTAAGGTGTGAATTTAAAACTTCAGTAATGGAGTTAGCCCACAGTTTATTGCTAAATGAAGAAGCTTTGGCTCAGATCACCGAAGCAAAAAGACCAGTTTTTATCTTTGAATGGTTGCGATTTCTTGATAAAGTCTTGGTTGCCGCCAACAAGGTATGTTATTGCTCTTTTTTCCCAGTTGCATTAACGTAAAGAGATTATGTGGTCATGATTCTTAAGAAAACACATGTTATTTTTTGGAAGGTTTATGGGTCACTTATGGAACTTGAGACTATTACACGAATAGGAATTCAGTGGCAAAACTCAAACCTCGTTTAAATCCAGTTCATTGCCTACCTTCTT
This genomic window from Pongo pygmaeus isolate AG05252 chromosome 12, NHGRI_mPonPyg2-v2.0_pri, whole genome shotgun sequence contains:
- the GPATCH11 gene encoding G patch domain-containing protein 11 isoform X1, producing the protein MKLNMAEEEDYMSDSFINVQEDIRPGLPMLRQIREARRKEEKQQEANLKNRQKSLKEEEQERRDIGLKNALGCENKGFALLQKMGYKSGQALGKSGGGIVEPIPLNIKTGKSGIGHEASLKRKAEEKLESYRKKIHMKNQAEEKAAEQFRMRLKNKQDEMKLEGDLRRSQRACQQLDAQKNIQVPREAWYWLRLEEETEEDEEEKEQDEDEYKSEDLSVLEKLQILTSYLREEHLYCIWCGTAYEDKEDLSSNCPGPTSADHD
- the GPATCH11 gene encoding G patch domain-containing protein 11 isoform X2 → MRSARSAALNPGEQRAVRYYSHMKLNMAEEEDYMSDSFINVQEDIRPGLPMLRQIREARRKEEKQQEANLKNRQKSLKEEEQERRDIGLKNALGCENKGFALLQKMGYKSGQALGKSGGGIVEPIPLNIKTGKSGIGHEASLKRKAEEKLESYRKKIHMKNQAEEKAAEQFRMRLKNKQDEMKLEGDLRRSQRACQQLDAQKNIQVPREAWYWLRLEEETEEDEEEKEQDEDEYKSEDLSVLEKLQILTSYLREEHLYCIWCGTAYEDKEDLSSNCPGPTSADHD